In the genome of Candidatus Binatia bacterium, one region contains:
- the metH gene encoding methionine synthase, with product MANDTQALLAEQLAKRILVLDGAMGTMLQRYDLQEADFRGEQFKDHPSDLQGNNDLLSITRPEVLAEVHRAFLDAGCDILETNTFTATSISQEDYGLQDHARAINLAAAQIAVREARAASTADKPRFVAGSVGPTNRTLSISPDVDDPTFRNITFDQLRAAYYEQVDALIEGDVDLILAETSFDTLNMKVAIYAIEEAFAARGVRLPVMISGTITDRSGRTLSGQTIEAFWYSVAHARPLSVGVNCALGGAEMRPYVEALAGCATSMVSCYPNAGLPNAFGGYDETPSQTSATLREFAENGWVNIVGGCCGTTPEHIAAVCEAVEGCTPRTKVAPDGIAHLSGLEPFDLRPEVGFVMIGERTNVTGSRKFSRLIKSDDYESALEVAVDQVRGGANVLDVNMDEGMLDSEKAMSTFLNLIATEPDVARVPIMVDSSKWSVIEAGLKCIQGKGIVNSISLKEGEDVFREHARKVRRYGAAVVVMAFNEEGQAATVERKIEICKRAYRILTEEVDFPAEDIIFDPNILAIATGIEEHNGYGVAFIEATRQIKRECPGVHISGGVSNLSFSFRGNDAVREAIHSAFLFHAVKAGMDMGIVNAGQLAVYEDIPKDLLELVEDVVLNRREDATERLVTFAETVKGSGKTRVEDNTWREGTVQERLSHALVKGIVDHIEADTEEARLGYDRPLHVIEGPLMDGMKIVGDLFGSGKMFLPQVVKNARVMKRAVAHLEPFMEKEKAEKINQGGTAKAQGKILLATVKGDVHDIGKNIVGVVLGCNNYEIIDLGVMVPSAKILETAKERQVDIIGLSGLITPSLDEMVHVAKELTREGFDTPLLIGGATTSRQHTAVKIAPRYEEPTVHVLDASRAVGVVSALLSEDGKPAFAAQNVTEQDAIRTRHEQRQSRPLVSQEQARKHRFEVEWKAEDVAPAPFLGTRTIDDRPLTELAPFIDWTFFFHAWELRGKYPAILQDSKVGEAARDLFENAETLLAEIVEKKLLQAKGVYGFWPANSDGDDIVLFSDEARTHELTRFHMLRQQETKFEGQKTYKCLADYVAPIDSGLKDHVGAFAVTAGLGAEELATRFEKEHDDYRAIMTKALADRFAEAFAENLHEQARREWYASDETLSNEDRIAEKYRGIRPAFGYPSCPDHSEKTDLFEILGADRAGMALTESFAMTPAASVSGIYLGHPEARYFQLGSIEKDQIESYARRRGATVKQAEAWVRPNLAYDSD from the coding sequence TTGGCCAACGACACACAAGCACTTCTCGCGGAGCAGCTCGCGAAGCGCATCCTCGTCCTCGACGGCGCGATGGGCACGATGCTCCAGCGCTACGACCTCCAAGAAGCTGACTTCCGTGGGGAGCAGTTCAAAGATCACCCGAGCGACCTGCAGGGGAACAACGATCTCCTCTCCATCACCCGGCCGGAGGTACTGGCCGAGGTGCATCGAGCGTTCCTCGATGCGGGCTGCGACATCCTCGAGACGAACACGTTCACGGCCACATCCATCTCTCAGGAAGACTACGGCCTTCAGGATCACGCCCGCGCAATCAACCTCGCCGCCGCCCAGATCGCCGTGAGAGAAGCGCGCGCCGCAAGCACGGCCGACAAGCCGCGCTTCGTCGCGGGATCGGTGGGCCCGACCAACCGCACGCTCTCGATCTCCCCGGACGTCGACGACCCGACGTTCCGAAATATCACGTTCGATCAACTCCGCGCCGCTTACTACGAGCAGGTGGATGCGCTGATCGAAGGCGACGTGGACCTCATCCTCGCCGAGACCAGCTTCGATACGCTGAACATGAAGGTCGCCATCTACGCGATCGAAGAAGCGTTCGCGGCACGCGGCGTGCGTCTCCCGGTCATGATCTCCGGAACGATCACCGACCGCAGTGGCCGCACCCTGAGCGGCCAGACCATCGAGGCGTTCTGGTACTCGGTCGCGCACGCGCGCCCGCTCTCCGTCGGCGTCAACTGTGCGCTCGGGGGCGCCGAGATGCGCCCCTACGTCGAAGCCCTCGCCGGCTGCGCCACTTCGATGGTGAGCTGCTACCCGAACGCGGGTCTTCCCAACGCATTCGGCGGCTACGACGAGACCCCATCGCAAACGAGCGCAACCCTGCGCGAGTTTGCCGAGAACGGCTGGGTGAACATCGTCGGAGGCTGCTGCGGCACCACACCCGAGCACATCGCCGCGGTCTGCGAAGCGGTCGAAGGCTGCACGCCGCGCACGAAGGTCGCTCCGGACGGGATCGCCCACCTGAGCGGCCTCGAGCCGTTCGATCTGCGCCCCGAGGTCGGCTTCGTCATGATCGGCGAACGCACCAACGTCACCGGCTCGCGGAAATTCTCGCGCCTCATCAAGTCCGACGACTACGAATCCGCGCTCGAAGTCGCGGTCGATCAGGTCCGCGGCGGCGCCAATGTACTCGACGTCAACATGGACGAGGGCATGCTCGACTCCGAGAAGGCCATGTCCACCTTCCTGAACCTGATCGCCACCGAGCCCGACGTCGCGCGTGTGCCCATCATGGTCGACAGTTCCAAGTGGTCGGTCATCGAGGCCGGGCTCAAGTGCATCCAAGGCAAAGGGATCGTGAACTCGATCTCCCTCAAGGAAGGCGAAGACGTCTTTCGCGAGCACGCCCGGAAGGTCCGGCGCTACGGTGCCGCCGTCGTCGTCATGGCATTCAACGAAGAGGGCCAGGCTGCGACCGTCGAACGCAAGATCGAGATCTGCAAGCGCGCCTACCGGATCCTCACCGAAGAAGTCGACTTCCCGGCTGAAGACATCATCTTCGATCCCAACATCCTCGCCATCGCGACGGGCATCGAAGAGCACAACGGCTACGGCGTCGCCTTCATCGAGGCGACGCGGCAGATCAAGCGGGAATGCCCCGGCGTCCACATCAGCGGCGGCGTGAGCAATCTCTCGTTCTCCTTCCGCGGAAACGATGCCGTACGCGAAGCCATCCACTCCGCCTTCCTGTTCCATGCGGTGAAGGCCGGGATGGACATGGGCATCGTCAACGCGGGACAGCTCGCGGTGTACGAGGACATCCCGAAGGATCTTCTCGAACTCGTCGAAGACGTCGTGCTGAACCGGCGCGAAGACGCGACCGAGCGCCTCGTCACGTTCGCCGAAACCGTGAAGGGATCCGGCAAGACCCGCGTCGAGGACAACACCTGGCGCGAGGGTACGGTGCAGGAACGTCTGTCACACGCCCTCGTGAAGGGGATTGTCGACCACATCGAGGCGGACACCGAAGAGGCTCGCCTCGGCTACGATCGGCCGCTGCACGTGATCGAAGGTCCGTTGATGGACGGCATGAAGATCGTCGGCGACCTGTTCGGTTCCGGCAAGATGTTCCTGCCCCAGGTCGTGAAGAACGCGCGCGTGATGAAGCGTGCAGTCGCTCATCTCGAACCGTTCATGGAGAAGGAGAAGGCCGAGAAGATCAACCAGGGCGGAACCGCGAAGGCGCAGGGAAAGATCCTGCTCGCGACCGTGAAGGGCGACGTGCACGACATCGGCAAGAACATCGTCGGCGTCGTTCTGGGCTGCAACAACTACGAGATCATCGATCTCGGCGTGATGGTGCCGAGCGCGAAGATCCTCGAGACGGCCAAGGAGCGCCAGGTCGACATCATCGGCCTTTCGGGCCTCATCACCCCATCGCTCGACGAGATGGTCCATGTGGCCAAAGAGCTCACGCGTGAGGGCTTCGATACGCCGCTTCTGATCGGCGGCGCCACGACGAGCCGCCAGCATACCGCGGTGAAGATCGCCCCGAGGTACGAAGAGCCGACCGTGCACGTGCTCGACGCCTCGCGGGCGGTGGGCGTCGTGTCCGCGCTCCTGTCGGAGGACGGCAAGCCTGCGTTCGCCGCCCAGAACGTGACCGAGCAGGACGCGATCCGTACGCGACACGAGCAGCGCCAGAGCCGCCCGCTGGTCTCGCAGGAGCAGGCGCGCAAGCACCGCTTCGAGGTCGAGTGGAAGGCAGAGGACGTCGCCCCCGCGCCGTTCCTCGGAACCCGCACGATCGACGATCGGCCGCTGACCGAACTGGCCCCGTTCATCGATTGGACCTTCTTCTTCCACGCGTGGGAGCTTCGCGGTAAGTATCCCGCGATCCTCCAGGACTCGAAGGTCGGCGAAGCCGCACGCGACCTGTTCGAAAACGCCGAGACCCTGCTCGCTGAGATCGTCGAAAAGAAACTGCTTCAGGCTAAGGGCGTGTACGGCTTCTGGCCCGCCAACAGCGACGGCGACGACATCGTACTGTTCTCCGACGAGGCCCGCACGCACGAGCTGACCCGCTTCCACATGCTCCGCCAGCAGGAAACGAAGTTCGAAGGCCAAAAGACCTACAAGTGCCTCGCCGACTACGTGGCCCCGATCGACTCGGGCCTGAAAGATCACGTCGGCGCGTTCGCCGTCACCGCCGGGCTCGGTGCAGAGGAACTCGCGACCCGCTTCGAGAAGGAGCACGACGACTATCGGGCCATCATGACCAAGGCTCTGGCGGATCGCTTCGCCGAGGCCTTCGCCGAGAACCTCCACGAGCAAGCGCGCCGCGAGTGGTACGCGAGCGACGAGACCCTCTCGAACGAGGACCGCATCGCCGAGAAATATCGAGGCATCCGTCCGGCGTTCGGCTACCCGTCCTGCCCCGACCACTCCGAGAAGACCGATCTCTTCGAGATCCTGGGTGCAGACCGCGCCGGCATGGCTCTCACCGAGAGCTTCGCGATGACCCCAGCCGCCTCGGTGAGCGGTATTTACCTCGGCCACCCCGAGGCCCGCTACTTCCAGCTCGGCTCCATCGAGAAGGATCAGATCGAGAGCTACGCGCGCCGCCGCGGCGCGACGGTGAAGCAGGCCGAGGCCTGGGTGCGACCGAACCTCGCGTACGATTCAGACTGA